A genome region from Baekduia alba includes the following:
- a CDS encoding hydantoinase B/oxoprolinase family protein codes for MGTQGLSVSAKARTTGKEIAADPIALEVAWSRLTAIADEAATTLARTSFSPVVRESNDFSCVVFDRAGNAIAENTIGIPSFNMTMSRTLAHFLRWRPAEAWRPGDVACTNDPWMTSGHLPDMTVIAPVFRDAQLLGWAGSIAHQADIGGTLWAADTRSVFEEGIRIPPTLLIDQGRPVALLLDVLRANLRMPDQVVGDLMAQVSAGATAGLRLVELADELDIEGFDAISEEICARSEAAMRRAVAAIPDGTYTAEHEMDGWPDEPIVLRVAVTVDGDALVVDYDGTTPEVTRALNVVMNYTEAYTCYPLKCALDPETPRTEGSYRCIEVRAPEGTILNPRHPAPVNARQLVGHCLSTTIYKALAPVLPGQVIAESGSAPTLRAVVSGPRDDDRRFTSILFINGGMGARPTLDGLAATCFPSNVICGAMEIIEATAPLRVWRKELIPDSGGAGRFRGGLGQVVDLELLAPGDCTLSLFVEHVERPPQGLDGGGPGSPSEVTLNGSADGVVLKGQNAFRSGDRLTIRYPGGGGHGDPRERDRAAVRADVQAGLVTEAAAHEVYGL; via the coding sequence TTGGGAACGCAAGGCCTGTCAGTCAGCGCGAAGGCTCGGACCACGGGCAAGGAGATCGCGGCCGACCCGATCGCGCTCGAGGTCGCCTGGAGCCGTCTCACGGCAATCGCCGACGAGGCCGCCACGACGCTGGCGCGCACCTCGTTCTCGCCGGTCGTGCGCGAGTCCAACGACTTCTCGTGCGTCGTCTTCGACCGCGCGGGCAACGCGATCGCCGAGAACACGATCGGCATCCCGTCGTTCAACATGACCATGTCGCGTACGCTGGCGCACTTCCTGCGCTGGCGGCCGGCCGAGGCGTGGCGCCCCGGCGACGTCGCCTGCACCAACGACCCCTGGATGACCTCCGGCCACCTGCCGGACATGACGGTCATCGCGCCGGTCTTTCGCGACGCCCAGCTGCTGGGCTGGGCGGGCAGCATCGCTCACCAGGCCGACATCGGCGGCACGCTCTGGGCGGCCGACACGCGCTCGGTCTTCGAGGAGGGCATCCGGATCCCGCCGACGCTGCTGATCGACCAGGGCCGCCCGGTGGCGCTGCTCCTGGACGTGCTGCGCGCGAACCTGCGGATGCCCGACCAGGTCGTCGGCGACCTGATGGCCCAGGTCTCGGCCGGCGCCACCGCGGGCCTGCGGCTCGTCGAGCTGGCCGACGAGCTGGACATCGAGGGCTTCGACGCGATCTCGGAGGAGATCTGCGCGCGCTCCGAGGCGGCCATGCGCCGCGCGGTCGCCGCGATCCCCGACGGCACCTACACCGCCGAGCACGAGATGGACGGATGGCCCGACGAGCCGATCGTCCTGCGCGTCGCGGTGACCGTGGACGGCGACGCGCTGGTCGTCGACTACGACGGCACCACACCCGAGGTCACGCGCGCGCTCAACGTGGTGATGAACTACACCGAGGCCTACACCTGCTACCCGCTGAAGTGCGCTCTGGACCCGGAGACGCCACGCACCGAGGGCTCGTACCGCTGCATCGAGGTCCGCGCACCCGAGGGCACGATCCTCAATCCGCGCCATCCCGCGCCGGTCAACGCGCGCCAGCTCGTCGGCCACTGCCTGTCGACGACGATCTACAAGGCGCTGGCACCGGTGCTGCCCGGCCAGGTCATCGCGGAGTCCGGCAGCGCGCCGACGCTGCGCGCGGTCGTCTCCGGCCCGCGCGACGACGACCGCCGCTTCACGAGCATCCTGTTCATCAACGGGGGGATGGGCGCGCGGCCCACGCTCGACGGGCTGGCGGCGACCTGCTTCCCGTCCAACGTGATCTGCGGCGCCATGGAGATCATCGAGGCCACGGCCCCGCTGCGCGTCTGGCGCAAGGAGCTGATCCCGGACTCCGGCGGCGCCGGGCGCTTCCGCGGCGGCCTCGGCCAGGTCGTCGACCTCGAGCTGCTGGCGCCCGGCGACTGCACGCTGTCGCTCTTCGTCGAGCACGTCGAGCGCCCGCCGCAGGGGCTGGACGGCGGCGGCCCGGGGTCGCCGTCGGAGGTCACGCTGAACGGCTCGGCCGACGGCGTGGTGTTGAAGGGGCAGAACGCGTTCCGCTCCGGCGATCGACTGACGATCAGGTATCCGGGCGGCGGCGGCCACGGCGATCCGCGTGAG
- a CDS encoding GntR family transcriptional regulator yields the protein MTQDTTQDAPLSAADRVRAAIRNGDMVGGQRLVEAELSERFEVSRAAIRAALVELTTEGLVERIPNRGARVRTVTVEEAVYVTECRMVLEGLCARKAAAHATSAEIDELRELQARMETAVEDGEPLEYSELNARLHKSIRRIAAQPVAEDLLSRMEAQMVRHRFRLALRPGRPAQSLPQHLALIEAVARHDPDAAEQAMRVHLTSVIEALRATTDGAY from the coding sequence ATGACGCAAGACACCACCCAGGACGCGCCCCTGAGCGCCGCGGACCGCGTGCGCGCGGCGATCCGCAACGGCGACATGGTTGGCGGGCAGCGTCTCGTCGAGGCCGAGCTGTCGGAGCGCTTCGAGGTGTCACGGGCCGCGATCCGCGCGGCGCTCGTGGAGCTCACGACCGAGGGGCTCGTCGAGCGGATCCCCAACCGCGGCGCGCGCGTGCGCACGGTGACGGTCGAGGAGGCCGTCTACGTGACCGAGTGCCGGATGGTCCTCGAGGGCCTGTGCGCGCGGAAGGCCGCCGCACACGCGACGTCCGCGGAGATCGACGAGCTGCGAGAGCTGCAGGCGCGCATGGAGACGGCCGTCGAGGACGGTGAGCCGCTCGAGTACTCCGAGCTCAACGCACGCCTGCACAAGTCGATCCGGCGCATCGCGGCTCAACCGGTCGCCGAGGACCTGCTGTCGCGAATGGAGGCGCAGATGGTCCGCCATCGCTTCCGGCTCGCCCTGCGCCCGGGCCGCCCCGCCCAGTCGCTTCCCCAGCACTTGGCGCTGATCGAGGCCGTCGCCCGCCACGACCCCGACGCCGCCGAGCAGGCCATGCGCGTGCACCTGACCAGCGTCATCGAGGCGCTCCGGGCGACGACCGACGGCGCCTACTAG
- a CDS encoding 4-oxalomesaconate tautomerase, with product MDGVRCMQMRGGTSKGLYFVATDLPADPAERDALLLSIMGSGDPRQIDGLGGAVPLTSKVAIVSPSDDHAFDVDYLFLQLGVGEATVSDRQTCGNLLAGVGPFAVERALTAAGDAETEVRIRAVNTGAAATVRFATPGGRVAYGGDTAIAGVPGTAGRVDVAFADTVGSSTGALLPTGNLVDEIDGVPVTCVDNGMPVVVAEAASFGLTGHEPYEALRADDALQARIDALRRQAGELMGLGDVRDSSVPKTTLVAPPAEGDDGVMLQTRTFIPVVPHSAIGILGAVSVATAVLLPGAVGHHLAAGWPRGPVDVTIGHPSGRMLVALDVGLGGEQPEVRRSAVVRTARKLADGVAFPR from the coding sequence ATGGACGGCGTTCGCTGCATGCAGATGCGGGGCGGAACCTCGAAGGGCCTGTACTTCGTGGCGACCGACCTGCCGGCCGACCCCGCGGAGCGCGACGCGCTGTTGTTGTCCATCATGGGCTCGGGGGACCCTCGTCAGATCGACGGTCTCGGCGGCGCCGTGCCGCTGACGAGCAAGGTCGCGATCGTGTCGCCCTCGGACGACCACGCGTTCGACGTCGACTACCTGTTCCTGCAGCTCGGCGTCGGCGAGGCCACGGTCTCTGACCGTCAGACGTGCGGCAACCTGCTGGCCGGGGTCGGGCCGTTCGCGGTCGAGCGGGCGCTCACCGCGGCCGGCGACGCCGAGACCGAAGTCCGGATCCGGGCGGTCAACACCGGCGCCGCCGCGACCGTCCGCTTCGCCACGCCGGGCGGGCGCGTCGCCTACGGCGGCGACACCGCGATCGCGGGCGTGCCCGGCACGGCCGGCCGCGTGGACGTCGCGTTCGCCGACACGGTCGGCTCCTCGACCGGCGCGCTGCTGCCGACCGGCAACCTGGTGGACGAGATCGACGGCGTGCCGGTCACGTGCGTCGACAACGGGATGCCGGTCGTCGTCGCCGAGGCTGCGTCCTTCGGCCTCACGGGCCACGAGCCCTACGAGGCGCTGCGCGCCGACGACGCCCTTCAGGCCCGGATCGACGCGCTACGCCGGCAGGCGGGCGAGTTGATGGGGTTGGGCGACGTGCGCGACAGCTCGGTGCCGAAGACCACGCTGGTCGCGCCGCCGGCCGAGGGCGACGACGGCGTGATGCTCCAGACCCGCACGTTCATCCCTGTCGTCCCGCACTCGGCGATCGGGATCCTCGGGGCGGTCAGCGTCGCCACCGCGGTCCTGCTGCCCGGCGCGGTCGGCCACCACCTCGCCGCGGGCTGGCCGCGGGGGCCCGTGGACGTCACGATCGGCCACCCGTCGGGACGGATGCTCGTCGCGCTCGACGTCGGCCTGGGCGGCGAGCAGCCGGAGGTGCGGCGCAGCGCCGTGGTGCGCACGGCGCGCAAGCTGGCCGACGGGGTGGCGTTCCCGCGCTAG
- a CDS encoding PIG-L deacetylase family protein codes for MSDTHPPRPAGSLLVISAHAGDFVWRAGGAIALAAQRGDRVTVVCLSYGERGESARAWRDGQGLAEIKALRRAEAEAAAAALGADTVFLDAGDYPLPEGPELTDRLVRVFRDVVPTVVLTHTLTDPYNADHPAAARMTLEARILAQAIGYDAPGDPLGAPPVFLFEPHQPEMSQFKPEVLLDITEVFDRKRAAMECLPAQQHMWDYYTDLARRRGSQLRRNAGPNLGLPSDTRGEAFMRVYPQVTTQLD; via the coding sequence TTGTCCGACACCCATCCGCCCCGGCCGGCTGGCTCGCTGCTCGTGATCAGCGCGCACGCCGGCGACTTCGTCTGGCGCGCCGGGGGCGCGATCGCGCTCGCAGCCCAACGCGGCGACCGCGTCACGGTCGTCTGCCTCAGCTACGGCGAGCGCGGCGAGTCTGCCCGGGCATGGCGTGACGGCCAGGGGCTGGCGGAGATCAAGGCGCTGCGTCGCGCCGAGGCCGAGGCCGCCGCTGCCGCGCTGGGGGCCGACACGGTGTTCCTGGACGCCGGTGACTACCCACTGCCCGAGGGCCCGGAGCTGACGGACCGCCTCGTGCGCGTGTTCCGCGACGTCGTCCCGACGGTCGTGCTCACCCACACGCTCACCGACCCCTACAACGCCGACCACCCGGCGGCCGCCCGGATGACCCTGGAGGCCCGCATCCTCGCGCAGGCGATCGGCTACGACGCGCCCGGCGACCCGCTCGGCGCGCCGCCCGTGTTCCTCTTCGAGCCCCATCAGCCCGAGATGTCGCAGTTCAAGCCCGAGGTGCTGCTGGACATCACGGAGGTCTTCGACCGCAAGCGCGCGGCGATGGAGTGCCTGCCCGCGCAGCAGCACATGTGGGACTACTACACCGACCTTGCGCGCCGCCGCGGCTCGCAGCTGCGGCGCAACGCCGGGCCGAACCTCGGCCTGCCGAGCGACACGCGCGGCGAGGCGTTCATGCGCGTGTACCCGCAGGTGACCACGCAGCTGGACTGA
- a CDS encoding Glu/Leu/Phe/Val family dehydrogenase → MTTISDAPSTPPQGNEWETAFYGAVTAQFARAADALELDDEARARLVQPRRTLTVNFPVRLDDGSVENFTGYRVQHTLTMGPTKGGLRYAPDVTMGECAALAMLMTWKCALLGLPYGGAKGGVRCDPARLSAAEVERVTRRYAAELIPVIGPNIDIPAPDVGTGAREMAWFYDTYSQAVGHAVPEIVTGKPAVLGGTEARQPATGLGVTYIIEDLLARFGWPLTEQRFVIQGFGNVGAVVAGELHRLGARVVGVADAGGGLASEDGLDIPALQRHVAAHSTVAGFAEADAIPGAAVLELPCDVLVPAAVEAQITAGNADRIDCRLIVEAANGPTTPEADHRLAERGIRVVPDVLANGGGVTVSYFEWVQSHQKYTWDVAEIQERLRHQLHVALNRILQAAERHDVDWRTAALTVAVDRVAQAARLRAVYP, encoded by the coding sequence ATGACCACCATCAGCGACGCCCCGTCGACCCCACCGCAGGGCAACGAGTGGGAGACCGCGTTCTACGGCGCCGTCACCGCCCAGTTCGCCCGGGCGGCAGACGCGCTGGAGCTCGACGACGAGGCGCGGGCGCGGCTGGTTCAGCCGCGCCGCACGCTGACCGTGAACTTCCCCGTCCGCCTCGACGACGGCTCGGTTGAGAACTTCACCGGCTACCGCGTCCAGCACACGCTGACGATGGGCCCGACGAAGGGCGGCCTGCGCTACGCGCCGGACGTGACGATGGGCGAGTGCGCCGCGCTGGCCATGTTGATGACCTGGAAGTGCGCCCTGCTCGGCCTCCCCTATGGCGGCGCCAAGGGCGGCGTGCGCTGCGACCCGGCGCGACTGTCGGCCGCAGAGGTCGAGCGCGTGACGCGCCGCTACGCCGCCGAGCTGATCCCGGTCATCGGCCCCAACATCGACATCCCCGCACCGGACGTCGGCACCGGCGCCCGCGAGATGGCGTGGTTCTACGACACCTACTCGCAGGCCGTGGGCCACGCGGTGCCTGAGATCGTCACCGGCAAGCCCGCGGTGCTCGGCGGGACCGAGGCGCGCCAGCCCGCGACCGGCCTGGGCGTCACCTACATCATCGAGGACCTGCTCGCGCGCTTCGGCTGGCCGCTGACGGAGCAGCGCTTCGTCATACAGGGCTTCGGCAACGTGGGCGCGGTCGTGGCCGGCGAGCTGCACCGACTCGGCGCGCGTGTGGTCGGCGTCGCCGACGCCGGCGGCGGCCTGGCGAGCGAGGACGGCCTCGACATCCCGGCCTTGCAGCGCCACGTCGCCGCGCACAGCACGGTCGCCGGGTTCGCGGAGGCGGACGCGATCCCCGGGGCGGCGGTCCTGGAGCTCCCGTGCGACGTGCTGGTCCCCGCGGCGGTCGAGGCGCAGATCACAGCCGGGAACGCCGACAGGATCGACTGCCGGCTGATCGTCGAGGCGGCCAACGGCCCGACGACGCCGGAGGCCGACCACCGCCTGGCGGAGCGCGGGATCCGCGTCGTGCCCGACGTCCTGGCCAACGGCGGCGGCGTGACCGTGAGCTACTTCGAGTGGGTGCAGAGCCACCAGAAGTACACGTGGGACGTCGCCGAGATCCAGGAGCGTCTGCGCCACCAGCTGCACGTAGCGCTGAACCGGATCCTCCAGGCGGCGGAGCGGCACGACGTCGACTGGCGCACCGCAGCGCTGACCGTCGCGGTCGACCGCGTGGCGCAGGCGGCGCGTCTGCGGGCGGTGTACCCATAG
- a CDS encoding GAF domain-containing protein, producing the protein MSLSNPLAMTLSGVALQRQHTLVINDYPAYQYRTTPEIRAAGRAEGVISAMIAPMFLGWRLVGFVNVGNRRRVAFGAVHSSLLSTLAAQASVAMVNGMLQRELRARNAMLAESLTVHRELTASAVRGAGAAGLLERLEQILDRPVELTTEPTDLDRHRGDTRVPVLARDDCLGWVSTPGAPLATRSTTPSRSSRPTTRWTTCATRRWSTIP; encoded by the coding sequence ATGTCATTGTCCAACCCGTTGGCCATGACCTTGAGCGGCGTGGCGCTGCAGCGTCAGCACACGCTGGTCATCAACGACTACCCCGCCTACCAGTACCGCACCACGCCCGAGATCCGCGCGGCCGGCCGCGCCGAGGGCGTCATCTCGGCCATGATCGCCCCGATGTTCCTCGGCTGGCGGCTCGTGGGCTTCGTCAACGTCGGCAACCGCCGGCGCGTCGCGTTCGGCGCGGTGCACAGCTCGCTGCTGTCGACGCTGGCCGCACAGGCCTCCGTCGCCATGGTCAACGGGATGCTGCAGCGCGAGCTGCGGGCGCGCAACGCGATGCTTGCCGAGTCGCTGACCGTGCATCGCGAGCTGACGGCGTCAGCGGTCCGCGGAGCGGGGGCCGCCGGGCTGCTCGAGCGCCTCGAGCAGATCCTCGACCGCCCGGTCGAGCTGACGACGGAGCCGACCGACCTGGACCGGCACCGCGGTGACACACGCGTCCCGGTTCTGGCGCGCGACGACTGCCTCGGCTGGGTCTCGACTCCCGGGGCGCCGCTGGCCACTCGATCGACAACCCCTTCGCGCAGTTCCAGGCCGACTACTCGCTGGACGACGTGCGCAACTCGCCGATGGTCCACGATCCCCTGA